The window GCTTTTTTAATTTCTTTACTCAAAAGCCGGTGGAGTTTTGCAGGCAGCCCCGTTATCCTTCTCGGAAGAATTCTTCCATTTTCCGTAACGTATCTTTTTAAAAGTTCAACATTCCGAAAATCGATGGCTTCTGCATCTATATCCACTCTTTTCTTAACGGTTTTTGGAGGAGACAAAAATCTTTTTTTCCTTTTTTTTTCCTTAAGATTACTCTTATTTCTTCCCATATACTAACCTTTTGTCGTTGAGTTTATTCGCTTTTTTCTTTTTTTTCCTCTTCCTCTTCTCCATGTTCTTCTTCGAGGAGTTCCTCGCTGTCTGCGAATTGAGGAATTGACTCCCATCTTTTCCGTAGCTGATACATCTTTTCTTTCTCCAACTGCCTTTGGCAATCTACGGTGAAACGGGCATAGGGAATAGCTTGAAGACGGATAATCGGGATAGGTTTACCACACATTTGACAAATGCCATAGGTATTATCCTCGATTCTTTTTAGGCTGTCGTCGATTTCTATCAGGGAGTCGTTTTCCTGGGAAAGCAAGCTAAGAGCAAAGTCTCGATCATAAACATCGGTTCCCGCATCGGCCTGATGAACACCGAAGCCGGTAGATTCACCCCCTTCGGGCCGAGATTTTAATACGTCGGAAGAAACTCCTTCCATCTGTTCTATGATCTGCTCACGTAGGTCTAACAGTCTTTCTTTTTGAACCCTTAAAAACTCTTTTCTCTCTTCTTCGGGAAGATCCATAATTGTAAGGTTAGGATTAGACATGTCAATCTTTTCGCTAACCTTATTGTTAGCCTTATCCTTCTCTATGGGCTCGCTTGAATGAGTCATGGGAGCTGAATTTAAAACAGGTTCCTTTTTTTCCTCTGTTTTTTTCCCTTCAACCGGTCCTTTTGTTTTTTTCTTTTTAATGCTCATCTTCTTTTTTTGGTTATTCCACGATAGACGCAGATTTTTTAGATTAAAGATTATTTTCTTTTTTTTCTTAGGCAACTGATAAAAATTTGGATGTGATTAATTTTTTTAAAAATTTTGTCGGGCTTCTTTCATGTAATATTCGATTAAACCTTTTGTTGAACAGTCATGCTCGAAAAGCAAGGATCCCTGAGAAAGCTCTTTTTCTACCTTGACAGCCAGCTGCTTGCCCAGCTCAACTCCCCATTGATCAAACGAATTGATATTCCACAGTAACCCTTGGACAAAGATGCTGTGTTCGTAAAAAGCGATCAATGAACCCAGGGTCCTGGGGGTAATTTTTTTAATGAGAAAGGAGTTGGATGGTCTATTGCCTGGAAATGTTTTGTGGGGTAAGAGCCTTGCGATCGTTTCGGGAGTCAAATTTTCTTTTTGCATTTCTTCCATTGCTTCTTGCTCTGTTTTCCCTTTCATCAAGGCTTCTGTTTGAGCAAAAAAGTTGGCAAGAAGGATAAGATGATGATTTCCTATAGGGTTGTGCGTCTCAATGGGGGCGATAAAATCGGCGGGAACAAGGTGCGTGCCCTGGTGGAGAAGCTGGAAAAAGGAATGTTGTCCATTTGTTCCGGGATTTCCCCATAAAATGGGACCGGTTTGGTAATTTACTGCTTTGCCTTCTTTATTTATCCTTTTCCCATTGCTTTCCATGTAGAGTTGTTGCAGGTAGTTGGGTAAAAGTTCCAGGTATTGATCGTAGGGAAAGATCCCGTAGGTTTCTGCTCCGAAATAGTTTCCGTACCAGAATCCCAGCAAAGCCATGATCACGGGGATATTTTTTTCATAAGGGGTGTTCCGGAAATGGGAATCGGCAAGATAGGCTCCGTATAAAAGCTCTTCAAAATTATCCATTCCAATGTAAAGAACGATAGACAGGCCAATTGCCGACCAAAGGGAAAATCTGCCCCCAACCCAATCCCAAAATTCGAACATGTTCTTCGGATCGATGCCGAAATCCTTAACCGCTTTTTCATTTGTGGAAACAGCAACGAAATGTTTTTCGACGGCTTTGGTCTCTCCGCCAAAATAGTCAACCAATTTTTTTCTAGCGGTTTGGGCATTCGTCAGGGTTTCTTTGGTTGTAAATGTTTTGGAGGAAACGATAAATAGAGTCGAGTCTAGTTCTACCGCTTTTAATACTTCTTCTATGTCGGTGCCGTCAATATTCGAAACAAAATGCACTTTGATTTCTTTATTGCCGTAGGGTGTAAGGGCTCGGGTGACCATTCGCGGCCCAAGATCTGAACCTCCTATCCCGATGTTTACGATGTGCTTTATGGGTTTACCGCTGTGTCCTCTCCACCTTTGGGATCTTATGTCCTCCGAAAAGGCTTTCATTTTTTCAAGAACTTTTTTGACATCCTCCATCACGTTGTGGCCATCTACATAAATTGGCTGCTCTGGTCTGTTCCTTAAGGCTATGTGAAGCACGGGCCTGTTTTCGGTGAAATTGATTCTCTGCCCCATGAACATCTTTTCAATGTTTTCGGAAAGATTGACTTCCGTGGTTAGTTGCAAGAGCAACGAAATTGTTTCTTCGGTGATTCTGTTTTTCGAATAGTCAAAGAGAAACTCATTCCAACAAATTGAAAATTTTTCAAACCTATGGGGATCGGACTGAAAAAGAGTTCGTAAATGAACCGG is drawn from Methylacidiphilum infernorum V4 and contains these coding sequences:
- the rpsR gene encoding 30S ribosomal protein S18, producing MGRNKSNLKEKKRKKRFLSPPKTVKKRVDIDAEAIDFRNVELLKRYVTENGRILPRRITGLPAKLHRLLSKEIKKARNVLLMK
- a CDS encoding TraR/DksA family transcriptional regulator, which gives rise to MSIKKKKTKGPVEGKKTEEKKEPVLNSAPMTHSSEPIEKDKANNKVSEKIDMSNPNLTIMDLPEEERKEFLRVQKERLLDLREQIIEQMEGVSSDVLKSRPEGGESTGFGVHQADAGTDVYDRDFALSLLSQENDSLIEIDDSLKRIEDNTYGICQMCGKPIPIIRLQAIPYARFTVDCQRQLEKEKMYQLRKRWESIPQFADSEELLEEEHGEEEEEKKEKSE
- the pgi gene encoding glucose-6-phosphate isomerase, producing MNIPLSPRLANALEEHYKSLSPVHLRTLFQSDPHRFEKFSICWNEFLFDYSKNRITEETISLLLQLTTEVNLSENIEKMFMGQRINFTENRPVLHIALRNRPEQPIYVDGHNVMEDVKKVLEKMKAFSEDIRSQRWRGHSGKPIKHIVNIGIGGSDLGPRMVTRALTPYGNKEIKVHFVSNIDGTDIEEVLKAVELDSTLFIVSSKTFTTKETLTNAQTARKKLVDYFGGETKAVEKHFVAVSTNEKAVKDFGIDPKNMFEFWDWVGGRFSLWSAIGLSIVLYIGMDNFEELLYGAYLADSHFRNTPYEKNIPVIMALLGFWYGNYFGAETYGIFPYDQYLELLPNYLQQLYMESNGKRINKEGKAVNYQTGPILWGNPGTNGQHSFFQLLHQGTHLVPADFIAPIETHNPIGNHHLILLANFFAQTEALMKGKTEQEAMEEMQKENLTPETIARLLPHKTFPGNRPSNSFLIKKITPRTLGSLIAFYEHSIFVQGLLWNINSFDQWGVELGKQLAVKVEKELSQGSLLFEHDCSTKGLIEYYMKEARQNF